Proteins from one Hemicordylus capensis ecotype Gifberg chromosome 7, rHemCap1.1.pri, whole genome shotgun sequence genomic window:
- the LOC128333193 gene encoding uncharacterized protein LOC128333193: MERLRHCPSEHQATVNAVLAALCRPLFHHEEAKIRRAAMRTHLDLLQHRHHHHKGTEENITTLIAVLMHVEDEDLEIAQAAKDNLSLLAEALLWHLEGRLLARDSYSLQELLHKIAKRLIRQLGTEDAVEMEATKILGFFHSEQPSVRRTAALLIGHLVHKKGSILTEGNIETFHAALESLLGDHDPEVGRVACKTEKIVKKAFSLHSRHGLRAAVRRLWAGCKKKRHPPEYGDLST; encoded by the exons atggagcggctgaggcactgtccatcagaacaccaggccacggtgaatgctgtcctggctgccctgtgccgccctctcttccaccac gaggaggctaagatccgaagggcagccatgaggacccacctggatctcctgcagcaccgccaccaccaccacaagggtacagaggagaacatcacgaccctcatcgcggtgctgatgcatgtggaggatgaagacctggagatagcacag gctgcgaaggacaatctgagcctcctggcggaagccctcctatggcacctggagggcaggctgctggcgcgggactcttacagcctgcaggagctgctccacaagatcgccaagcgtctg attcggcagctcggcacagaggacgccgtggagatggaggccaccaagatcctgggcttcttccacAGCGAGCAGCcctcagtgaggagaacggctgccctgctgatcg gtcacctggtccacaaaaagggcagcatcctcactgaagggaacatagagaccttccatgctg cgctggagagcttgcttggcgaccatgaccccgaggtcgggagagttgcctgcaagacagagaagattgtgaagaaggccttttccctccactcccggcacgggctgcgggctgccgttcggcgcttgtgggcgggctgtaagaagaagagacacccgccagagtacggtgatctctccacctga